The DNA window ATGCCTATGGCTATAGACATTCTCTGGCCATGGCCTGTCACCATGGGCTGTTTCCTGTCTTCTGCCCCACGGGCAGGACACAGCTGTTGGCCATGGACCTGTTGTGGATGCTTGGCATTTGTGCACTTGGGCCCAGGTGTCATTGCTCAGTGGCCTCCAGTGAGCCGTCTTGACACATTATGGGAAAAGGACCAAGTCAAGATTGGCAAATTTTAGCTAAATCTCGCTCCTCTGGTATTCTTCCCTTATTTCAGCATGATTGCTGCCTTCAAGGGCATCTGGTTTCAATCTTTATACCTTCAGAAACCGATGCTCTTCAGCAGTGACTCGGCTGCACAAACATGCTGATGCTTTGCTGGGATAagtgcagaggctgcagctgcaaCTTGCTGGTGTAGCATCGGTTTTCCATGCTGCTGATGTGGGACTTCACACTGGGTCTCTTCATGTGTCGCTGCATGTCTGCATAAGTATTCTGTTACAGTCTCCATTCATTTCTTTGATTCTCAGTTTAATTTTAAGTTTAGTGGGGTGATTGGAAGCTATGCATTGGCCATAGTATTTATAAATGAGTAACAGCAGCCCCAGGAATGTAGCATGCAGTTATGTTTGGTGGTGCTTTAAGAGGTTCacgtggattttttttcccccctttgaaTTAATAAAATCTTGCCTAAATTTCTTGATACTTTATTTAAACTGATGTTGAGCTGAATGTTCTGAAAGCCATCTGCATGCTGTTTTGCATTCTTACATTAATGCAATGATGATTTCCAGACTTTTGGAGCTCCCTGGCTAACAGCAAACCCCCGGATCCTTCACCTCCCTGTAGGCCTGTGCCTTTGGACAGTGCTCACAAAGACTCACGCCAGCTCTGCCTTATAAATGGAGTGCATTCTATACGAACCAGAACGCCTTCAGAGCTGGAGTGCAGCCAGACCAACGGAGCGCTGTGTTTCATTAATCCCCTCTTCTTAAAAGTGCACAGCCAGGATGTCAGTGGAAGTCTGAAAAGGCAGAGCCCGAGAGCTCCAGACGTGAATGGCGCAGCGAGGCCTCgctcccccccgccccggccgccgccTCCTGCTATTAATAGCAGCCTCACGAGCCCACAGATTTCCAGGACTATAAAGCAGGCGAGCATGCCAGAAACAGTCAACCATAAGAAGGAGAGAGGCTTGGATTTGCTGCAGAACAAGCCCACCCCAATACCGCCTCCTCGGCTGAAGAAGCAGGCTGTGTGCTCCGAGGCAGACGGTGCCTCCAGGAGCGCGGTGCCGCTCCGGCCCGGCTCCGTGCGTGTGCCCGAGGCTGCTGCCGTTCCAGGTGAAACCCTGCCTGAGCCGGCTCCAGCAGCGCCCAGGAAGACGCCGGCTGCCATCTCTGAGTCACACATCCCGTGGAATGGAGGCCGGCAGAGACTGAGCGACATGAGCATTTCCACCTCCTCGTCGGACTCGCTGGACTTCGACCGGAGCATGCCGCTCTTCGGCTATGAGGGGGACAccaacagcagcctggaggacTTTGAGGGGGAAAGTGACCAGGAGAGCATGGCACCCCCTTTGAAGcccaagaagaaaagaagcagtTCGTTCGTTCTCCCCAAGATTGTGAAATCTCAGCTACGGAAAGTCAGCGGAGTTTTCAGTTCCTTTATGACCCCCGAGAAGAGGATGATTAAGAAAATTGCAGAGATGTCCCGGGACAAACGCACCTATTTTGGGTGCTTAGTACAGGACTATGTCAGCTTTCTCCAAGAAAACAAGGAGTGCCATGTTTCAAGTACTGATATGCTGCAAACAATTCGTCAGTTCATGACCCAAGTCAAGAACTATTTGTCCCAAAGTTCCGAACTTGATCCCCCAATTGAATCACTGATTCCAGAAGACCAAATAGGTAAGAAACGCTGTCCTGTGTTTTGGGGGGAAGGTGAAAATGTGTAATCTGTGTTTGCAGTGATAGTCTTTGTCCAGTTCAAAGGTGGGGCTAACTTGGCTAGTAGAGCTTGAGCCACTGAGTATTTGAGTCTTAAAAACAacctcccccttcccttcccaccccaaatcaccctgTCAGCTTGGAATGATTACACTACTTGAAGTTGTTCATAAGAAGTCACCCTTGAAATAGGTGCAATGTGGACTTTTTACCTgtaattattacttttttaCCTGCTGTACTGTTAACAGTAGAGAATCCTTTATTTGCTGGCACACatgtatttttctctgaattggGTGGACACATCTCAATGTTTGGTCCAAACCTAACTGTATGGATTGTAGCTGTAGAACTAGCATTTATTCAAAACCAGTGACATTTAAGAGCAGAGAGACATTTTATGACAACTTAGTTTTGAAATGAATCTGATTCCTACAGACATTCTTAGTCACTTCTAGCAAAGCTGTACTATCCCTGCATTTGAAAcgaaataaaaatatatgtgtttTAGAAAACAAACGTGTGTAAGAGAAGGGACTGCTGATCTCTAGTTTTCTGTACTTCTCTGTTAGATGTGTTTGTAAGTGGTTATAGATGAGCTATATGTTAGAACATATATTTTAACAGGAGAGAGAGATTTGCGTATCCAAAAAAGTGAAATCATTGTTGCTACGTAAATCTCGATGCCTCTCTTGCAGAGTCTGAGCAGTATTTGTGAAAGAGCCTGTAAGCCACATTTAAGAGGTAAACACGCCTCAGGGCAGAATATTTTCCTTGTGAGCTCACTTCAGTCctaatttgcttgtttttctccaTACCCCAGTGTCTCAACAGTTGGCTCAGCGCAAAACTGGCAGATACTTCCTTCTCTGAGACTAGAGGGTAATTTTGTATTGATATTCTCTCTGTCCTTGACCAAGAGGAGGAATTCTCACGTAACCTCAACTTCATTTACACAAAGTCAAGCAAAAGTCACGAGGACTGCTAAAGCAATTACAAAAATGTGAAGAGTGTCCCCAGTATTGAGACTCGGAGACATGTAATATTCTCACTAGAATAATGAAGACTGTTAGGTGGGAGTTACATGGAAGAAAAGGCACCAAATTAAGCAGAGGATGTGGCACATTTTTGCCTGCTTTCTGTAGAGTGCTGGATATTTGACGAAGCAATACAGATCGAGTTTGGTTGTAATATTCTGAAAGCCTGGTTTGTTATGTACTTTTTGTTTCACAAGGGTGTGGTTTAATCGGTCTGTGGGTCTCCCAGGACCATTCCAAGACTGGAAAAAATGTTGTCTGTTATGAAATGTTCCAGACTTTGGAGCAGCACAAGGTATGAAATAAAACAACTAAAACTGCCCTGGTTTTCTTCAGCGGCAGAAAGTCTGGTTTTGATCACGTGACTAAACACAATTAATTTATAAAGGGCTCTGggtaaaacaaagaaagaacTTGCTTTTGAATCATCTGCTGCCTTTGGCTTGAGCCAGCAAACAACTGCAGTGGATCAGGAGCATCAGATGTTGCTGATCTAAGCAGATAACAATGTGACAGCAAAATTTAGTCATCCCTATGCAGAGCTTTTTATGAAGTAGAGCCCTGCCTGTTGTCCACAGTTTTCCTTGACTATTTCAATATGGAATTGCAGCCCAAATTTTAACCTTGTGAGTAGTGATTTATCCTCTCTCGTCAGTTCACACTTCCGTGGTGCAGATTTTTCCTCCAACGTGTCAGCCTGGTGCTGGATGTGTGCTTCTGGGACAATGCTCCTCCTTTCTGAGTCATTCAGGCTTTGCTTTAACCTTCTTTTGTTTCCTGAACTTCAGTAGGTGCTGGAACAGCACCCCCAGGCTTAGTGAAGCCCTCGGTGTTTGGAACGTCTTCCCATGTCTCCGTAATGATATTTTTGATCATGTAGCTTTTCTTCTAGTACTGTGTCGTGGACTCCCACAAGCAAAAGGCTTCTGCAGCAGATCTTTTAAGCTTCCCAGATAAGGGTCCCATCAAATGCAAAACCTTTGGGAAAATATGCTTCAGGGTTTCTAATTAGTCCATTAGTCCTGACAGATGCCTCCTAACCGTAGCACTTTAGGTTGTTAAGCCTCCCTGAAGCAATGAGACTTCCAGTGTTGGGACAGAATCAAGAGTAAGGCACGTGGCTCTTTATTGTTTAAGGAtgaatgcaatttattttttttaaaagacattcaCACCTCAATTTGTATCCACAGAACAAAGACCTGGACTGGTCCAAGGAGACCCTGATAGTCCAGAGCTGTTTGATCAGCAAATGTTTGGgagtttttgtttgtcttttcgTCTTTTCTTGGCTTTGAACAAAACAGAGTCAAGTTGAATGTTGTCACTTTGCCAAGTGGGATCTGACATCTGAACAACTTCAGTCTCAGTGCCTGAATCTGGCCCTGAGCCAAGAAATGACTGGTTTAAACCATTTGTAAGTAAGGGGCTAACTGATCATGTGAGAACGTGCCAAAACAATACCATCAATTACTTGTTTTGGTATTTCTAATATGATAGGGATATTTAAATGCTGAATGTTGAAGAAGCTTGGAGAGGATGTGTTGGCCCCTTCCTGGCAGTCCATGCCTTGTTGCAGGGCCTTAGGTCTGTACAGAGGAGTTGCAGGCAGACAGAGCTGGACATACTAATTAACTGAAGCCCAGGACTGACCCCCATGGTGCCTCTCTTCCAAGGTCTGTCTTGTTTGGCAGTCATGGATATTTGGGTTCTCAGTGCAGTATTCTATGCACCTGTTGATGCACTGTGCTTTTGGTTACTATGGCAAGACAGTATTTCCCTTGTCTGTTTTGTATTGAAGGTGCACAGAATTAGGCCTATGTGCCTTAAAAAGGTTAAAGCAGCAGCCTGCCCCAGATCCCCTCTTCTTTACTAATCCAGTTATTCTCCTAAAGGAACTAGAATGATATGTCACTATTTCTGCTTGAAAAACTCATGCCAGCTGGTTTTTCCACGGTGTTACTTCTTAGGTGCTTTTACATTTGTTCTGATGTCCTGTCCTTCACTGTAGCATCTTTTCATGTTGAGTTTAGTCTCACAAACATGTCCCTCAGTGCACCTCCTTTCACCACAGGAGTGGCAGGACAGGGCAAGTAGGAAGCAGTGGTAAAAGCACTGAGCAGAAGCAGAGGACCAGGTTCTTTTTCTGACCATCCCTTGGATTTCCTTCGTGACTTTTTCCccgcttcttttctttcccgCTCCTTCAAAAGAACACAAGTGCTTACCACACAGCTATAGCATGAGTTTAAAGTAACCCACAGCTGGTTAAAGCAGAACACACTTAGCACAGATAGCTTTGTGATTCTTTGGTGTGCTTTTGTGTAGGTCAGATGGGGGAGGCTTACCTTTCATTCCTACTTGCTGAATCTCTGCTGCCATTGCCTGTGCATCAAATACCTCAGTCCCACCTCTGGTTTCAGGGATGTGCTGATTAGCAAGGAAcgtgggttgtgtgaggtctTACTTTCAAGTCCTGCTCGCGTGGAGGAGATTGCCATATCTGCACCCACCAAGAACTGGATGCCTGGCCATCCTGACACGACTTACCTTAAAATAGATCTGTGTTGGTCACGCCAGTCAATGAGCTTACAAGGTATTGGGAGAATACACAATAAAGCAAATGCAGTGTAGTTAGGTGTCATGCATAGACATGCTGTGGTATTGCAAAGCAGCTTTCTGCTTTCAGCTCTTAGGCAGTGACTTGTGCAGGACTGTGCCTTTTTGTGGTGATTCTCGGGCTCACTCAGTCTCCTACTGACCCATGATTTACCTGATGAATGGTTTGGCCATGGTAAACAGGGCTCGAGTGTAAATCCAGGGGCTGGAATATGACAGTCATCTCAGTGGAGCAACAATAGTTGGTAGGGAGCAGGGAAACTGAGATCCTGGAAAAGGTGAGAGCGTGCCTGCAATTTGAGGAAGTGCAGGTCACAAAGAGGCTGTGTAAGGACACTGGCAATGACTAATATGTTGTCCTGTCTAGATGCAGACTTGTGTGCTtggcagcaaaacaaaaatagcaTGTCAGCACAGGATACAGATGTGTTTTCACAAGTCACAACGAAACTAGCTGGCTGGCCTTTACAATTCATTTATCAAAGCACTTCCAGTTCCCATTTTGAGGCTACAGGCTAATTATAAGCATCATTTCAGGAACGATACACAGTGTTCAGCTCACATTatattcagtttaaaaaaaaactatctGAGGAGtgtctgttttggttttggagtGGTAAGCATCCTGAGAGGATATTTGAAAACATGCATCTGAAGTAAACAGAATTTTTGTTGCTGATTTGGATCTTAAAAATATACAGATATTAAGGTAAAGAATCAGTCCTCGACTCACAACTTAGATGCTGATTTGCCTGGGAAACCCtcatatatttttttgtggCCATTAGAAGTGGAAGAGTGAaaactgctgctggctgagagCTGGTTTGTGGGATCTTACCCACAAGCACCTTTATCTGAAAGCAGCcagaagcagcagtgctgaagaCAGGGTCACCGGCTGCATGGTCTTGCCCCAAATATGCTCATAGGTGCCATGACACTGAATATTGTTCTAAGACTCTGATCACAAGAAGTGCTGTCCTACCAggttttaataataataacatttttttatgtAAGCTATGTATTTATTAAGATACATACGGGTATTACTGTTGACCACGAACAAAACCGTCCAGCCCTTATCAATCTTGCTGCTGTTAGCCTCACCAACTTGTTAGATTTTGCCACTTTTTCATTTGAGGGCAGAGCTCAGTGGTTCTTATGTGTGTGCCAAGCATTcattgaggagaaaaaaaggttatgtgttgttttggggtttttttgtggggtttttgttttgggttttttttggtgtggggtttggtggctttttgtttgttgtggtttttctttgttttgttgtgcCTTTGTGGAGCTTTGAGCACAGCCTTCGTCTGTGCtgcttcaaaattatttcaggttTCCATGGAAATTGTGGAATGTGATCGAGTAAATTTCAAAGCAATTTCCAGGCACAGCTTTTGGAGCCTGTGACAAATTGCAAATGTGAAAGGAACCTCCTTGCTCTCTCGCACAGCTGTAAAAATCTGCATGGCTCATATGTGGAAGTGGCACTACCTTTTGAAGGGTTGAGGGCAGAAGCCCTGAGCCTTCCACTTCCCACCTACAGACGACGAGCCTGGCCCCAGCCAAGGACTGGGGCTCTAAGGAGGAATTTtctctcccagcagcatccagtTCATGTGGGATCTGGGGAGGCACTGCTTCTGCCTCCTCTTCCTATGGAGGATCAGTCACATACAGAAATATACTGCATTTCCCAAGGCTCCTGTGAGCAAATGTGCTGTTGACCCCTCTTTATTGAGATGAAGGATGGCTCATGCTCGGTGTTCATGTGCAGAAGGTCCAGTGGGAGCCTGTGGGCGTTCAGCTTTCACAGGGATAGAGCTCTCTCACTTTGCATGATGGTTAGCAGCACCAACTACTTTAATAACAAGACCAGGTGGTTGGAATGCACACTGTAGAGGTATTCCTCTTACAAGCAAAGCAGTTGGTGTTCtccctatttaaaaaaatcaggtaGTAGAAATAAAGTGAGCTGAATTGTCAAAAAAATAGTCATCAGTGAAGATAGCAAGGAGCAATTTGTACACTCCAGAAATTTAGCTAGCCAACGTACCCGTCCATGGGTGAGACACGTGCGTTTTTCTTGGTGGAAAATAGTTTTGCAATTGTTTCTGCCCCATGAGTCCTGAGGATTGCTTTGATGGCAGGGAGAGGCAGTTTCTGTCCCTGTGCAGAAGGGTGATGCTTCTATTTATGTGGCTGGTTTGGTGCTGATTGTGTGGCTCTACCAAGTACAGTAGATAAGGATCAGTCGTTTGAAGTGTTGCCACTTGCTAGTGTTGCTAATTGATGGCTCTGGTCTGGTGGGAAGCTGgatccagccctggctgctgtgtgAGGTCACCAATAACCTGTCTCGGACTGATCATACCTTTTCTGGTGCCTTTActgaaaaacacaggaaaaatgcTACGTATGAAGTCAAGGCACCATAGGAGGAGGGGGAGTGTGTGAAGGGTAAGAGGGATGGAGACTCAAGAGGAAAAAGGGCTGGACACAAGGATAAgataaatgaaggaaaaaaagcaagaaaacgGAATAATGCTTGTTTGGAGAGTGTGTGGGTATGGGTGTAAATCCCAAGCCTTAGAAATAatatgtgatttaaaaaaaaaaaaaaaaaaaaaagagtagggagaaaaggaagaggcTGTAGAGTAAGAGGAACGCAGAAGTACAGGCAAAGAACCTGGGACGGGCATAAGTTTTAATGAAACTGGGCATGAGATTTAATAAAACTTCGAAGAGTCACCGTTACTAATAAGAATGTCCACTGCTAATTTGTGTAAACATGTGACCTGGCAGTGACACGGCCTCTCCTCTGTCTGCTCTCAGTCCTTTTGCTCCCCTGGTCCATCTGCCTGCTCtaggctctgctcctgccccactctcctgcagggatggcacaggaaCATTCCCCACCATGGTACAGATAATCAGTGTAATGTAATAACTGATGTAAGCTGTGTTGCCATGAGGATGCTGGGAAATGCAATCAGGTTTTAAAGTAAGGGTTTGCAGAGAAAATACTTAGCAAAGTGCTTTCTCTGTTGAGGCAGTCCATACTTTGAAAATGGAGAATGAGGGTTAAAGAAAAACTGGAGTAgaacaagaattaaaaataagccCTGAAGTTAGTGGTTACTGTGCCATGTGCACACTATTGCCAAAGAACTTCAAACTTGATGACAAAGCTGTATATAAGCTTGTGTGATGAAATCTGAAGCTGGACAAACACAGCTTGGTTTTCATTTATAGGTTAAAGCCTGTAATCTGTCCAGCTTCATAAAGATCCTGACAAAGTCGAGCCAAGTTTTAGGAAATCTTTGTTGAGTTATAGTTTCCAATGGAAACTATGCAAAAAGGACAGGTTTTAAtgccaaaagagacaaaaattacgatttttactgtgttttacATTAAGTTTGGGAGTTAAAGTCTAAacttaaagtaaaataaaacttgCAGACTTCTGaccaacaaaagaaaaactttaCTAGACccacagctcttttttttttttttttttagctatcCATAGTCTGTCTGTGTGGGTCATTGTCTATGTGGGTGCAGGTTGTTTTATTTACCACAATGCCAAAAATGACAATGGAATACAGATTCTGCTCTGCCTCTTTTCGTGTTAACAGACATCTGGAAACTCAGCTTGTGTAATAAATGGGCCTTAGAAAGTAGGTTTTGCTGTAGAGAGTCTCTTTAGGGAATGGTTGTGTTAATGCTGGCTCTGCTTTAGAGGGGGAAGTCAGctggatttgtgttttcctgTTGCAGATGTTGTGCTGGAGAAGGCCATGCATAAGTGCATTCTGAAGCCGTTGAAGGGTCACATTGAAGCGATGTTGAAAGAGTTTCATACCACGGATGGTTCCTGGAAACAACTGAAGGAAAACCTGCAGCTGGTGCGGCAGAGGAATCCTCAGGAACTGGGCGTGTTTGTTCCAACACCAGACTTTGTGGACATTGAAAAGATTAAAGTCAAGTTCATGACTATGCAGAAGATGTATTCACCTGAAAAGAAAGtcatgctgctgctgagagtTTGCAAACTGATTTACACTGTTATGGAGAATAACTCAGGTACGGCGCTTCTGGCAGCTCAGGTTCACTGATGCTTCATAGCTGATGTTGTCTTTTAGAGGAATCAGCCCATCTCATTCTGTAGACAGGTCTCCTGCTGAAGCTCTTGTAGCCTCTCCTTGCCCTTTTGAGGGGAATTCttcctctctgcttctgacctGCTGTCTCTGAGCTATCTGGCCGCACATCTTAAAAACTCAGTCTGAAGCAGAGTTGTTGTCACGGGTGGAATGGGAGCTTCAGACAAAGTTAATTAGAGAAGCCCTTTCGTGGTGCAGGAAGGACCCTCCTGCTTTTTAAACTCTTTCTCAGAGAGGAGCCTGGGTGCAGCTGGATTCAGTTTTAGCCCAGACTTTGTCAGTGGTTTAATAAGTCTAAGGAATTGTAGAGGTGTGATTGAACCTTTGTACAGTTTGGTCTTACAGGATTAGGGATGGCAAACCAGATATAGTTGTATAAAAATGAGTTATATTTGGCACATCTCTGTCAGGATGTTTAACCTCAGGGTTGATGAGTCAGACTGGATTTAGCATAATTCAACACCAAAAGCAGCATGACTCCCCTTCCTAGTTCACCACTGATAGCTTTGCAAAACAGGACATTGTTTGACATCATTCCAGGCAGAGCATCCTATAGATGTgaagcagctggaaaagaccGGCTTTCCTTAACTTTTTTTTGAGGCTTTCGAAGTTTCCCAGCAGAAAGGCTGTCCTGTGAGCCTTGAATTTAACACTGGTTCTAAATGagtatttttctgcaaattttAATAGAGGTAACACCATATATTCAGCTACTGTAATTCAATAGCATGTATGCAGTATGGCAACTACCAGAGTTTTGTCTTAATGGGTGGAGAAAAGCAGCCTCTAATCCagtattttttgctttctgtgacACTGAGTATTCTCATTTGGACATTTTCTGTCATGCTTT is part of the Poecile atricapillus isolate bPoeAtr1 chromosome 3, bPoeAtr1.hap1, whole genome shotgun sequence genome and encodes:
- the RIN2 gene encoding ras and Rab interactor 2 isoform X1, translated to MSSLTMKTRCVDKRGSFFKLIDTIASEIGELKQEMVQTDLTVEDEPADWQSLIKDMGNVSPEKNDVKSCPRDSGYDSLSNKLSILDKLLHTHPVWLQLGLSDTEAMEILQTQPPGIFLVRKSARLQKKVISLRLSSDCGACLKEFAIKESTYTFSLEGSGISFADLFRLIAFYCISRDVLPFTLKLPHAIAAAKTEAELEEIAQLGLNFWSSLANSKPPDPSPPCRPVPLDSAHKDSRQLCLINGVHSIRTRTPSELECSQTNGALCFINPLFLKVHSQDVSGSLKRQSPRAPDVNGAARPRSPPPRPPPPAINSSLTSPQISRTIKQASMPETVNHKKERGLDLLQNKPTPIPPPRLKKQAVCSEADGASRSAVPLRPGSVRVPEAAAVPGETLPEPAPAAPRKTPAAISESHIPWNGGRQRLSDMSISTSSSDSLDFDRSMPLFGYEGDTNSSLEDFEGESDQESMAPPLKPKKKRSSSFVLPKIVKSQLRKVSGVFSSFMTPEKRMIKKIAEMSRDKRTYFGCLVQDYVSFLQENKECHVSSTDMLQTIRQFMTQVKNYLSQSSELDPPIESLIPEDQIDVVLEKAMHKCILKPLKGHIEAMLKEFHTTDGSWKQLKENLQLVRQRNPQELGVFVPTPDFVDIEKIKVKFMTMQKMYSPEKKVMLLLRVCKLIYTVMENNSGRLYGADDFLPVLTYVLAQCDMLELDTEIEYMMELLDPSLLHGEGGYYLTSAYGALSLIKNFQEEQAAQLLSSEARDTLRQWHKRRTTNRTVPSVDDFQNYLRVAFQEVTSGCTGKTLLVRPYITTEDVCQLCAEKFKVANPEEYRLFLFVDDTWQQLTEDTYPQKIKAELHSRPQPQVFHFVYKRINSDPYGAILQNSNDSAA
- the RIN2 gene encoding ras and Rab interactor 2 isoform X2, giving the protein MVQTDLTVEDEPADWQSLIKDMGNVSPEKNDVKSCPRDSGYDSLSNKLSILDKLLHTHPVWLQLGLSDTEAMEILQTQPPGIFLVRKSARLQKKVISLRLSSDCGACLKEFAIKESTYTFSLEGSGISFADLFRLIAFYCISRDVLPFTLKLPHAIAAAKTEAELEEIAQLGLNFWSSLANSKPPDPSPPCRPVPLDSAHKDSRQLCLINGVHSIRTRTPSELECSQTNGALCFINPLFLKVHSQDVSGSLKRQSPRAPDVNGAARPRSPPPRPPPPAINSSLTSPQISRTIKQASMPETVNHKKERGLDLLQNKPTPIPPPRLKKQAVCSEADGASRSAVPLRPGSVRVPEAAAVPGETLPEPAPAAPRKTPAAISESHIPWNGGRQRLSDMSISTSSSDSLDFDRSMPLFGYEGDTNSSLEDFEGESDQESMAPPLKPKKKRSSSFVLPKIVKSQLRKVSGVFSSFMTPEKRMIKKIAEMSRDKRTYFGCLVQDYVSFLQENKECHVSSTDMLQTIRQFMTQVKNYLSQSSELDPPIESLIPEDQIDVVLEKAMHKCILKPLKGHIEAMLKEFHTTDGSWKQLKENLQLVRQRNPQELGVFVPTPDFVDIEKIKVKFMTMQKMYSPEKKVMLLLRVCKLIYTVMENNSGRLYGADDFLPVLTYVLAQCDMLELDTEIEYMMELLDPSLLHGEGGYYLTSAYGALSLIKNFQEEQAAQLLSSEARDTLRQWHKRRTTNRTVPSVDDFQNYLRVAFQEVTSGCTGKTLLVRPYITTEDVCQLCAEKFKVANPEEYRLFLFVDDTWQQLTEDTYPQKIKAELHSRPQPQVFHFVYKRINSDPYGAILQNSNDSAA